A genomic window from Salvia miltiorrhiza cultivar Shanhuang (shh) chromosome 5, IMPLAD_Smil_shh, whole genome shotgun sequence includes:
- the LOC131026248 gene encoding C-type lectin receptor-like tyrosine-protein kinase At1g52310: MEFKLTVHVQALKLLIYCLLLPLGASNSGFNESLEATVIAPSSNQTDSRAPCPSGWSINLSKTKCARYNASNESWDESEKQCTSYGGHLAAATSLKELNEFQKLCNGSSNGCWIGGRFISGDWKWSDNTPYSNSSIMPTQLGCTNRSCLSSNLTGLCTLMVINGSALLMAQGCNALHASLCMLDVENKCHGMHCHEEYLIILAVVSGLIFFTTLAVVLWLLVYRRNKRRKRSRKLSNPAELALVPPSWKVFTREELKSITKNFSEGNRLLGDAKTGGTYSGLLPDGSRVAVKRLKRSSFQRKKEFYSEIGRVARLHHPNLVAIKGCCYGHGDRYIVYEFIANGPLDRWLHHIPRGGRTLDWAMRMKVAMGLAQGIAFLHDKVKPQVVHRDIRASNVLLDEDFGAHLMGVGLSKFVPWEVMHERRVMAGGTHGYLAPEFVYRNELTTKSDVYSFGVLLLEIVSGRRPAQAVDSVGWQSIFEWATPLVQSHRYLELLDPLVTSSSSSIIPEAGTIQKVVDLVYSCTQHVPSMRPRMSHVVHQLQQLAQLPSLK, translated from the exons ATGGAATTCAAGCTCACAGTCCATGTACAGGCTCTCAAACTGCTGATTTATTGCCTCTTGCTTCCACTCGGAGCTTCCAACTCG GGCTTCAACGAGTCTCTTGAGGCCACTGTTATAGCCCCTTCTTCAAATCAAACTGATAGCAGAG CGCCATGCCCGTCTGGTTGGAGTATCAACCTAAGTAAGACTAAGTGTGCTAGATACAATGCAAGCAATGAATCATGGGATGAATCCGAGAAGCAGTGCACGTCTTACGGTGGGCATCTAGCAGCTGCTACGTCATTGAAGGAACTAAACGAGTTTCAAAAGTTGTGTAATGGCAGCTCTAATGGTTGCTGGATTGGCGGGAGATTTATCAGTGGAGATTGGAAATGGTCTGATAATACACCATACTCGAATTCGTCTATCATGCCAACCCAATTAGGTTGCACAAATAGGTCTTGTTTGAGCAGCAATTTGACAGGTCTGTGCACGTTGATGGTGATTAATGGAAGTGCATTGCTTATGGCTCAAGGATGCAATGCACTGCATGCATCTCTATGCATGCTCGATGTGG aaaataaatgtCACGGAATGCATTGCCACGAGGAATATCTTATCATTCTTGCTGTTGTGAGTGGCCTGATCTTTTTCACTACTCTGGCTGTTGTATTGTGGCTTCTTGTATATCGGCGTAATAAAAGGCGCAAAAGATCTCGCAAACTGTCCAATCCCGCAGAATTGGCATTAGTTCCGCCATCATGGAAAGTTTTTACACGAGAGGAGCTCAAATCGATCACAAAGAATTTCAGTGAAGGGAACCGTCTTCTTGGTGATGCAAAAACAGGGGGAACATATAGTGGACTTCTACCTGATGGCTCAAGGGTAGCAGTGAAAAGGTTAAAAAGATCAAGTTTTCAGAGGAAAAAGGAGTTCTATTCTGAAATAGGACGGGTTGCTAGACTGCATCATCCAAACTTGGTGGCTATTAAAGGATGCTGTTATGGTCATGGTGATCGTTACATTGTGTATGAGTTCATTGCAAATGGACCTTTAGATAGATGGTTGCACCATATTCCCAGAGGTGGGAGGACATTGGATTGGGCAATGCGTATGAAGGTTGCTATGGGTCTTGCTCAAGGAATAGC GTTCCTCCATGACAAGGTGAAGCCACAGGTTGTGCATCGGGATATCCGCGCAAGTAATGTACTTCTTGATGAGGACTTCGGCGCCCATCTTATGGGAGTTGGTCTCTCAAAGTTTGTTCCATGGGAGGTGATGCACGAGAGGAGAGTCATGGCTGGTGGCACTCATGGATACCTTGCTCCAGAGTTTGTCTACAGAAATGAGCTCACAACAAAGAGCGACGTATACAGCTTTGGGGTACTTCTGCTCGAAATTGTCAGTGGACGCAGACCTGCACAAGCTGTTGATTCTGTTGGTTGGCAAAGCATCTTCGAGTGGGCCACACCGCTAGTGCAGTCTCATCGCTATCTGGAGCTTTTGGATCCTCTGGTAACATCATCTTCTTCCTCCATAATCCCAGAAGCCGGAACCATCCAGAAAGTTGTAGATCTTGTATATTCTTGCACGCAGCACGTACCATCAATGCGCCCCAGGATGTCCCATGTCGTCCACCAGCTACAACAATTGGCGCAGCTACCTTCTTTGAAGTAA
- the LOC131026249 gene encoding allantoate deiminase 2 → MPPILHLSLSISLFLVLLTASTNGFSEEKNLLHSEILKDEAVARLFELGKVSDSEEFLERTFQSAASLRAGTLIRRWMEDAGLQTWVDQMGNVHGRHEGLNPREKALLIGSHLDTVIDAGVFDGALGIITALSALKVLKIRGMLGNLKRPVEVIAFSDEEGVRFQSTFLGSAAIAGVLPVSTLQVHDKSGVTVQGALRMNSIDISEDNLLQLKYDPESVYGYVEVHIEQGPVLENAGLPLGLVKGIAGQTRLKVTVKGTQGHAGTVPMKMRRDPMAGAAELIVLLESLCNQPESYLSYDDSTCTVGSAAQSLAGSLVCTVGEISTWPSASNVIPGQVTFTVDIRAMDDLGREAIIYEFSNRIHQICDRRSVLCLIERKHDADAVACDADLSSKLKSAAYAAVRRLSGDDPDDMPVLMSGAGHDAMAMSHLTKVAMLFVRCRGGVSHSPAEHVLNDDVWAAGMALLSFLETLM, encoded by the exons ATGCCGCCGATTCTCCATCTCTCCCTTTCGATCTCTCTCTTCCTCGTTTTACTAACTGCCTCCACTAACGGATTTTCTG AAGAGAAGAACCTTTTGCATTCGGAAATACTAAAGGATGAGGCAGTGGCAAGACTTTTTGAGCTTGGAAAG GTGAGTGATTCAGAAGAATTTCTTGAGAGAACTTTCCAATCTGCAGCTTCTTTAAGAGCAGGAACTCTTATTAGGAGATGGATGGAGGATGCAGGATTGCAGAC GTGGGTGGACCAAATGGGGAATGTGCATGGTCGGCATGAAGGGCTAAATCCAAGAGAGAAAGCTCTGTTAATCGGCTCTCATTTG GATACTGTTATTGATGCTGGAGTGTTCGACGGAGCGCTGGGAATCATTACCGCATTGTCTGCATTAAAAGTGTTGAAAATCAGAGGAATGCTTGGAAATCTAAAACGGCCAGTGGAG GTTATTGCGTTTAGTGATGAGGAAGGAGTTAGGTTTCAGTCTACCTTCTTAGGAAGTGCAGCCATTGCTGGTGTACTACCCGTTTCAACGCTGCAGGTGCACGATAAAAG TGGTGTAACAGTGCAAGGCGCTTTGAGAATGAACTCCATTGATATCTCTGAGGATAATCTCTTGCAACTCAAATACGACCCTGAATCTGTATACGGTTATGTTGAG GTTCATATTGAACAGGGGCCTGTTCTTGAGAATGCTGGCCTTCCTCTTGGTTTGGTGAAAGGCATTGCAGGGCAGACACGGTTAAAG GTGACAGTGAAAGGTACACAAGGGCATGCGGGCACAGTCCCTATGAAAATGAGACGAGATCCTATGGCCGGGGCTGCTGAGCTGATTGTATTGCTTGAGAGTCTCTGTAATCAACCCGAGAGCTATCTGTCCTACGATGATTCAACCTGTACTGTAGGATCAGCAGCACAGTCGCTAGCAGGATCTCTCGTTTGTACTGTAGGCGAAATTTCAACCTGGCCAAGTGCAAGCAACGTGATTCCTGGCCAG GTGACCTTCACGGTTGACATACGCGCAATGGATGATCTAGGAAGAGAAGCAATTATATATGAGTTTTCAAATAGGATTCACCAAATATGTGACAGGCGTTCAGTTCTGTGTCTCATTGAGCGCAAG CATGATGCTGATGCAGTGGCGTGCGACGCTGACCTGAGCTCGAAGCTCAAGTCTGCGGCTTATGCTGCTGTTAGACGGTTGAGTGGTGACGATCCAGACGACATGCCAGTGTTGATGAGCGGAGCAGGACATGATGCAATGGCCATGTCTCATCTTACTAAG GTTGCGATGTTATTTGTACGTTGCCGCGGCGGCGTTAGTCATTCACCGGCAGAGCATGTATTGAATGATGATGTTTGGGCTGCTGGTATGGCGCTCCTCTCATTTCTCGAGACTCTTATGtaa